The Kribbella jejuensis region CGCGCCACCGTCGTCGTGGACCATCCCGTGCGTACGGCGAGGTCCGCGTGGGTGGCGCGGCCGTCCTCACCGAGGGCCGCGAGAAGCTTCCCGTCCTCGGCGCTCAACCTGGTCGGCTCGCCGGTGCGGGTGGGCGTCAACGCGGCGACCTGCGCGTCGTTGAGTGTCTTGGCGCGTCCACGCCAGGCCGTCGGACCACCGACGTACAGGTGCAGAAGGTACTGCGCCGAGACCGAGGTGATGCTGCTCGTCCGCGGGATGTCGTTCAGGAGCAGGGCGTTGCCGTCGGTCGGCGTACTGTGCACGATCGACACGATCTCGGTGCCGCCGGACGCGAGCTTCACCCAGCTGGTGTCCGGGCGGCGCGAGAGCGCACCGGCGAGATCCCGGGCCGTCTGCGGTGCCGCGGTCAGTCGGAGCAGCCACTGCGAGCGGCCCGCGGCCTGCGGGTCGGGCAGCGCGGTCACGCGGAGCCCAGCCTCGGCGCGGAGGCGGTTGAAGCGGCGCGCAATGGTCTGCGTCGAGACGCCGAGCACCTCGCCGATCCGGCTGTACGGCGCTCTACCGTCGAGCTGCAACGCGTGGAGCAGGGCCCGGTCGATCGCATCCACCATGGTGACAATCATCGCTTGAAGCCCGCTCCAATGGAATATTCCAGGAAATCACGGCCAATAAATGGAAGATCGGCGGCTGAGATCGGATTGTGGCGGCATGAAGAACATGCGATGGATCGGGCTGATCGCCCTCCTGGTCGCCGAGGCGATGAACCTGCTCGACGCGACAATCGTCCAAGTAGCGGCCCCGGTGATCCACACAGACCTCGGCGGCCGGACAGCGGACCTCCAATGGTTCAGCGCGGCGTACACGCTCCCGTTCGCGGCCCTGCTGATCACCGGCGGCCGCCTCGGCGACCGCTTCGGCCGAAGGCGCTGCTTCCAGCTCGGAGTAGCCGTCTTCGTCCTGACGTCGACCGCGTGCGCGCTCGCCTCGACGTCGTCGCTGCTGATCGGTTTCCGCGCGGTGCAGGGCGCGTCCGCCGCGTTGGTCATCCCGGAGACGATCGGCCTGATCAAGACGAGCTTCACCGGTCGCGAACTGTCCAAGGCGCTCGGCACGATCGGCCCGGTGATGGGCCTGGCCGGCATCTCCGGGCCGCTGCTCGGCGGCGTGATCACCGAGGCGACCTCGTGGCGCGCCGTCTTCCTCGTCAACGTGCCGCTCGGTCTCGCTGTGCTCGCCCTCTCACACCTGCTCCCGGAGTCGGCCGCGCCACAGCGGATCGACCTGGTCGGAACGCTGCTGCTGACCGGCGGTACGGCCCTCATCGTCTACCCGATCCTGCAGTCGCAGTCGTGGTACCTCCTCGTTCCAGGCGCTGTGTTGCTCGGACTGTGCTTCCTGCGGAAGGACCTGATCGAGGTGAGCCTGTTCGCGCATCGGGGGTTCGCGCCCGCGCTCATCACGTCGGCGTTGTTCTTCGCGGTGATGAGCGGCGTGACGCTGGTCGTCGTACTTCACCAGCAGCTGACGCTGCACCACACTGTGATGCGTTCAAGCCTCGTGTTGCTGCCGTGGTCCGCCGCGTCCGGGATCGCGTCGCTGGTCGCCGGCCAGTGGCTGGTCGCACGGTTCGGTTCGCGGCTGATGTACGTCGGACTCGGCGTACTGCTGGCCGGTCTGGCGCTCGCGCCGTACGTGTTGCTGCCCTCACTCGCGCTGGGTGGGGTCGGTGTCGGATTGTTTACCACCTCGTTCTTCACCGAGGCATTGCACCGGGTCGAGCCACACCAGACCGGGTCCGCGGCCGGGCTGCTCAACGCGGTGCAGCAGTTCGGCGGGACGCTCGGCGTGGCGGTGTTCGGGACGGTGTTTCTGCGTCACCCGGTCGCGATCGACCGTTCGACGTGGGTGGCGGTCGCGGTCATCGTGGTGACTGCCGCGACCGCGCACCTCATGCGGCGTTTGCCTGAGCGCGGGCGTGCAGAGCCGGTGCCAGCGAGTACTGGCCGATGAAGATCGCGACCCCGAGGACGGCACAGCCCAGCCAGGTCGCCGTCGGGCCGAGGTGCTCGAGCGCGTTCGTACCGGCCAGCGGGCCGACCACCGTACCGACGCCGAACGCCATCCCGGACAGGCCCATGTAGCGGCCGCGCAGGTCGACGGGCGCGAGGTCGGCGAACACCGCGCCGATCACCGCGGCGAACCCGATCTCGCCGATCGTCCACACGACGACCGACAGCGCGTAGCCCCACCAACTGTGCACGACCGCGCCGACACCGAACCCGAGACCCACGACGAGCATCGAGGCCGCGAGCAGTTTCGGCCGGTCGAGCGTCACCATCCACTTGCCGAGGAACGGCTGGATCAGCACGATCACGACACCGTTCAGCGCGATCACCAGCCCGTACGTCCGGGAGGAGAGGCCGTCGTCCGACATCGCCAGCGGGAGCGTCGAGTAGCCCTGCATGTAGATCGTCGCGTAACCGATCTGGATCAGGATCATCAGCAGGAACACGTGGTCGCGGATCACCACCGGCAGCAGTGACCGGCGTACCGAGTCCTCCTCGGGCGCCGGGCGGCTCTCCGGCACCATCGACCAGATCACCAGGCCGGCGATCACCGAGGTGGCCGCGTTCACCCAGAACAGCAGGCCGTACCCGAACGACGCGAGCACACCGGCGGTGACGGTCGAGACCGAGAAACCGAGGTTGATCGCCCAGAACAGCAGGCCGTACGCCCGGACGCGCTCGGTCGGATCGAGCAGATCGGCGACCGTCGCCTGGACCGCCGGGCGGAACAGATCGCCGAGCAGACCGACGAGGAACGCGCAGACCCAGATCAGCGCCATCTCGCGCGCGGATCCGAGCAGGACCAGCGCGGCCGCCGTACCGAAGAAGCAGATCAGCATGGTCAGGCGACGCCCGACGCGGTCGGCCAGGAAGCCGCCGGCGAGCTGCGCGGTGACGGTCCCGGCGCCGACGGCGGCCGCGACGGCTCCGGCCGTACCTGCGGAGAGGTGCCGGCCGTGGGTGAGGTACAGGACGAGGAACGGTTGCACGAAGCTGCCGAGCCGGTTGACCAGCTGACACACCCACAGCGCCCAGAACGCCCGCGGGAGGGCGGTGCTGCGGGGGCTGCCGACGGCGATTGCGCTCATGGGATCAACTCTCCGGGGTCGCCGTGGCATTGTCGACGATTAGTCCCAGGGCTAATCTTGGCCGGTGATCACGATCAGGTTGAACGCGGCGGACGTCGGGCGGATCCGGTTCGCGCTGTCGCCGCTGTGGGAGACCATGACGAGTGTCCGGGCGCTGAGCAACAACACCGCGCGCAGCGTGCACGGCCCGTGGCTGCAGAAGGTCCGGCCGACCATCGAGGGCGACGACCTGACGTTGCTCAAGGCCCTTATTCCGCCGTACGGCTACGTGCCCGACTTCGTCACGCCCGCGCCGCCGCGACGGTCGACGAGCTTCGAGTCGGGCCTGGCCGCGATCGCCGCCACGCCCCATGACCTGGTGGTGAGCGAGCTCGGCAAGCTGCACACCGACACCCCGCATCCGCTGCTGCCCGAGCTGATCGCCGATCCGGCGCGCGGTCTGGAGCGCATCACGTCCGCCTTGGAGTCGTACTGGCGCCGCGCCATCGAACCCGACTGGCGCCGGATGCGCGCCCTGCTCCAGGAAGACCTCGCGTTCCGCCTGGACGAACTGGCGAGCGGCGGCTTGGAACGCCTGTTCCGCAACCTGCACCCGTCGATCCACTACCGCAGCGACCGCATCGAGATCGACCGCCCGTACTGCTGCGACGGCGAACCGATGACCGGCCAGGGCGTCCTGCTGGTCCCCTGCGTCTTCACCTGGCCCGCCGGCCTGGCCGTCACCGCCGCACCGCACGTCCCCACCATCACCTACCCACCTCGGGGTCTCGGCCGCCTCTGGGAAGACCGCCAGGACACCACCGACTCACCCCTCGCCGACCTGGTAGGCCGCACCAGAGCCGCGATCGTCAGCCACCTGGACCTCCCGATGTCCACCACCCACCTGGCCAACCAGCTAGGCGTCTCGGCCCCCACCCTCAGCGTCCACCTCAGCATCCTCCGCAACGCCGGCGTAGTAACGTCCCGCCGCGACGGCCGCACCGTCCTCTACCACCGCACCTCGCTCGGCAACCAACTCCTCTCCGCCTCCACGCCCCTCGCGACAACCGCCTGATCCTTGACAACCGCAGCGACGGTCCGGGAGGTGTCGACGAGGAGGCTTGTCATGACCAAGGACGGCAATTTCAAGAAGGTCGTACGGCGGCACGCGCAGGAGACCGGGCAGCGGTACACCGAAGCCCTGACGGATCTCCAAGGGCTCACCGACCGCATCTACCACGAGCCGGACGGCGACCGGCTGCTCGTCCATCTACGGGATCACTACGGGATCGACGCGGTCGCGGCGACGAAGGTCAGCGTGCACAAGACGTACGTGTTCCGCATCGACCGGAACGACGGCGTGCCGTGGATCGCGCGAGCATTTCCGCCGGCTCGGTCGCGGGCCGACGTCGAGGGCGACGCGGCGATCCTGCGCTTTCTGGAACAGCACGACTATCCAGCGGAACGGCTCGCGGCCGAGGACGCGGTGTCGGAGTGCGACGGAAGCGCCGTTCTCGTCACCGAATACGTCGAGAGCACCCGGCTTCCGGACGAGACCGGGTTCGCGATCATGGGTGATCTGCTCGGCCGACTGCACGCGCTGCCGTTCGACGAATCGGTCAGCCGGCCCGGCGGCGCGAGTGGTGAGGACCCGCGTCGAATGGGGACGCCACGGCAGGATCTCCTGGCCGGCTTGGCGTTTCTCGACGCCGTGGACACGAAGGTCGCGGCGGCCGATCGCGCGCGGTTCGAGCAGCTGCTCGACCAGGTGCGCTCAGCGGACGACGGCGACGGTCTGCCCGAGGGCCTGGTACACGGCAACCTGCTGCATGCTCCCGATCACGCGACCATGGGCAAGAACGGGCCATTGGCAATCAACTGGAAGGCGTCCGGGCGCGGGCCTCGGCTCTCCGATCTGGCGTACCTGCTGTGGGGAACGGGGAACTGGGCTCCGACCAGATCCACCGACGTCGAGCGCGTTGAGGCAGTCGTCAGCGCCTACCGCAAGCACGTCGAGCTGACCGACGAGGAACTCGACCGCCTCGAAGGCGTGATGTACATCAGGCCGCTCTACCTGGTGTGCTTCGGCTATCGCCGCGACCTCACCAACGGTGTGCCCTTCGACGAGTGGTGGTTCCTCGAGCCGGCGGAGTACTTCACGACCACCGCGGCGGCGACCAGGCGAGCGTTCGGACGGTAGCTCAGCCGAAGGTGGGTGGGTCGACCTGGACGCGGACCGTGCCGGGGCTCTTCTTGGTGGCGCGGGCGGATTGGGCTTCCTTGAGGGAACGGACCAGAGTCGCGCCGTGAGTCCGAGGGGTGCGGACCACGGCGCGCGCCGTCTCGTCGTCGATGTCGACCGGGCCGAGGACTTCCAGGCCGGCCGACGGCGGGATCAGGTCGCGGAGGCGGGCGATCAGGTCGTTCACGGACTCGGGCGGGCCGGTGAGTTCCGCGAGTTTGGCGGCCGGGGCGAGGCGGGCGGTACGGCGTTCTTCGATCTCGCGCAGGGCGTAGCCCTCGGGGCTCCAGCGGACGATGGCCTGGAGCGGGAGGGCGGACGGGTCGCCGACGAGGATCACCGGTGCGCCGGCGCGCACCAGAGCGGCGGCGTTGAACCAACGGCGTACAGCTTCTTCGGCAGCTCGGAGGTCGGGGCGGGAGAGCATCAGCCACGTGTCGAGCAGAAGTGCTGCTGCGTACCCGCCCTCGGCCACGGGTTCGGCTCCGGGCGTGGTGACGATCAACGCAGGGGCCTCGGAGACCGAGTCGAGCACGTTGTCGCCGCCCGACGTACGCACGACGACTCCGGGGAACGCGCGCCCGAGTTCCTCCGCCGTACGACGCGCACCGATAATCGCCGCGCGCATCCGGGTGTCGCCACACTCCGGGCAGCGATGGTCGGCCGCCGGCCGTCCGCACACGCTGCAGCTCGCGGGCCCGGATCCCCCGGTACGGCGCAACGTCCCGCCACACGTCGAGCACCGCGACGGCGCCCGGCACGTCTGGCACACCAGGCTCGGCAGGTATCCGGCGCGCGGGACCTGCACCAGCACGGGCCCGGAGCGCAGGCCCTCGCGCGCGATCTCGAACGCCCGGTGCGGCAACCGCGCCGCCCGCGCCGAGGGGTCTCGCGCCAGGTCGATGTCCGACTCCCCCGCGATGTGCACCGACGGCGCCGCCGCGCGGATCACCTTCCGGTCCGCGATCAGCTCGTGCGCGAACCCGGACTCGATCAACGCCGCCGCCTCCGCGGACCGCGCGAACCCCCCGAGGAGCGCGGCACACTGCTGCCGGAACGCCCGCAACAGCAGGACTTCGCGGGCATGTGGGTACGGCGCGCGCGGTTCGGCGTACGACTCGTCGCCGTCGTCCCACATGGCCACCAGCCCGAGATCCGCCACCGGCGCGAAGGCTGCCGCGCGCGTCCCGATCACGACCCGCGCCCGCCCGTGCAACGCGGCCAGGAACGCGCGGTAACGGGCCGTCGGCCCCAGATCCGCCGACAACGTGACGAACCCCGACTCCCCCAGCACCGCCGTACACGCGGCCGCCAACCGCTCCAGGTCCCGCGCGTCGGGCACCAGCAGCAACGCCCCGCGACCGGACGCCGCACACACCGCGGCAGCCTGCGCGAACGCCAGCGGCCAATCAGCCCCCGGTACGGCGGTCCACACCGCCCGCGGTGCCTCGCCCCGCGCGATCGCGTCGAGAAAGCCAGGAGGGTACGGCGACCACTCGGTGCGCGACGTCGACGCCGGCGGGCGCGCGGGCTGGTCGCAGCGCAGCGGCTCGTTCTCCACCTTCGCGTGCCGGGGCGGGACCGCTAGGCGCGTGACATCCGCGAGCACTCCGGCGTACCGGTCGGCGACGGCCCGGCAGAGGTCCGCGATCTCGGGCGTCAA contains the following coding sequences:
- a CDS encoding MFS transporter, giving the protein MKNMRWIGLIALLVAEAMNLLDATIVQVAAPVIHTDLGGRTADLQWFSAAYTLPFAALLITGGRLGDRFGRRRCFQLGVAVFVLTSTACALASTSSLLIGFRAVQGASAALVIPETIGLIKTSFTGRELSKALGTIGPVMGLAGISGPLLGGVITEATSWRAVFLVNVPLGLAVLALSHLLPESAAPQRIDLVGTLLLTGGTALIVYPILQSQSWYLLVPGAVLLGLCFLRKDLIEVSLFAHRGFAPALITSALFFAVMSGVTLVVVLHQQLTLHHTVMRSSLVLLPWSAASGIASLVAGQWLVARFGSRLMYVGLGVLLAGLALAPYVLLPSLALGGVGVGLFTTSFFTEALHRVEPHQTGSAAGLLNAVQQFGGTLGVAVFGTVFLRHPVAIDRSTWVAVAVIVVTAATAHLMRRLPERGRAEPVPASTGR
- a CDS encoding primosomal protein N', which produces MTSNGDSPQQLTLLRDTVRKSRTKEPAEITTTLPVARIAVDVSLPHLDRPFDYLVPDDLAAAAQPGARVKVRFAGKDLDGFVLERLAESDHDGKLVRLRKVVSPERVLTPEIADLCRAVADRYAGVLADVTRLAVPPRHAKVENEPLRCDQPARPPASTSRTEWSPYPPGFLDAIARGEAPRAVWTAVPGADWPLAFAQAAAVCAASGRGALLLVPDARDLERLAAACTAVLGESGFVTLSADLGPTARYRAFLAALHGRARVVIGTRAAAFAPVADLGLVAMWDDGDESYAEPRAPYPHAREVLLLRAFRQQCAALLGGFARSAEAAALIESGFAHELIADRKVIRAAAPSVHIAGESDIDLARDPSARAARLPHRAFEIAREGLRSGPVLVQVPRAGYLPSLVCQTCRAPSRCSTCGGTLRRTGGSGPASCSVCGRPAADHRCPECGDTRMRAAIIGARRTAEELGRAFPGVVVRTSGGDNVLDSVSEAPALIVTTPGAEPVAEGGYAAALLLDTWLMLSRPDLRAAEEAVRRWFNAAALVRAGAPVILVGDPSALPLQAIVRWSPEGYALREIEERRTARLAPAAKLAELTGPPESVNDLIARLRDLIPPSAGLEVLGPVDIDDETARAVVRTPRTHGATLVRSLKEAQSARATKKSPGTVRVQVDPPTFG
- a CDS encoding MDR family MFS transporter: MSAIAVGSPRSTALPRAFWALWVCQLVNRLGSFVQPFLVLYLTHGRHLSAGTAGAVAAAVGAGTVTAQLAGGFLADRVGRRLTMLICFFGTAAALVLLGSAREMALIWVCAFLVGLLGDLFRPAVQATVADLLDPTERVRAYGLLFWAINLGFSVSTVTAGVLASFGYGLLFWVNAATSVIAGLVIWSMVPESRPAPEEDSVRRSLLPVVIRDHVFLLMILIQIGYATIYMQGYSTLPLAMSDDGLSSRTYGLVIALNGVVIVLIQPFLGKWMVTLDRPKLLAASMLVVGLGFGVGAVVHSWWGYALSVVVWTIGEIGFAAVIGAVFADLAPVDLRGRYMGLSGMAFGVGTVVGPLAGTNALEHLGPTATWLGCAVLGVAIFIGQYSLAPALHARAQANAA
- a CDS encoding phosphotransferase enzyme family protein, with protein sequence MTKDGNFKKVVRRHAQETGQRYTEALTDLQGLTDRIYHEPDGDRLLVHLRDHYGIDAVAATKVSVHKTYVFRIDRNDGVPWIARAFPPARSRADVEGDAAILRFLEQHDYPAERLAAEDAVSECDGSAVLVTEYVESTRLPDETGFAIMGDLLGRLHALPFDESVSRPGGASGEDPRRMGTPRQDLLAGLAFLDAVDTKVAAADRARFEQLLDQVRSADDGDGLPEGLVHGNLLHAPDHATMGKNGPLAINWKASGRGPRLSDLAYLLWGTGNWAPTRSTDVERVEAVVSAYRKHVELTDEELDRLEGVMYIRPLYLVCFGYRRDLTNGVPFDEWWFLEPAEYFTTTAAATRRAFGR
- a CDS encoding ArsR/SmtB family transcription factor, yielding MITIRLNAADVGRIRFALSPLWETMTSVRALSNNTARSVHGPWLQKVRPTIEGDDLTLLKALIPPYGYVPDFVTPAPPRRSTSFESGLAAIAATPHDLVVSELGKLHTDTPHPLLPELIADPARGLERITSALESYWRRAIEPDWRRMRALLQEDLAFRLDELASGGLERLFRNLHPSIHYRSDRIEIDRPYCCDGEPMTGQGVLLVPCVFTWPAGLAVTAAPHVPTITYPPRGLGRLWEDRQDTTDSPLADLVGRTRAAIVSHLDLPMSTTHLANQLGVSAPTLSVHLSILRNAGVVTSRRDGRTVLYHRTSLGNQLLSASTPLATTA
- a CDS encoding Lrp/AsnC family transcriptional regulator, which codes for MVDAIDRALLHALQLDGRAPYSRIGEVLGVSTQTIARRFNRLRAEAGLRVTALPDPQAAGRSQWLLRLTAAPQTARDLAGALSRRPDTSWVKLASGGTEIVSIVHSTPTDGNALLLNDIPRTSSITSVSAQYLLHLYVGGPTAWRGRAKTLNDAQVAALTPTRTGEPTRLSAEDGKLLAALGEDGRATHADLAVRTGWSTTTVARRLDELLQSGAIFLDVDVDPMALGFTTSAMLWLSVPPAHLDAVGRALGEHDELVFVAATTGRTNLVTQAICSGPDALHTYLTQRLGAIEHITAIETAPILRTVKAAAPFAPGLVGWRV